ACTGAAATCACCCTCTGGGCCATGCCCGTGCAACGCCCGTACAACCCCAACGCCAAGCTGATGGCCGAAATGCTCCAGGCCGACTGGGGCAAGGTCGGCCTCAAAGTGAAAATCGTCAGCTACGAGTGGGGCGAATATCTCAAGCGCACCAAGGACGGTGAACACGACATCTCGCTGATCGGCTGGACCGGCGACAACGGCGACCCGGACAACTGGCTGGGCACCCTGTACAGCTGTGACGCGATAGGCAGCAACAACTACTCCATGTGGTGCGACCCGCAGTACGACGCGCTGGTCAAGAAAGCCAAGACCATCACCGACCGCGAGCAACGCACCCTGCTCTACCAGCAGGCGCAGCAGCGCCTCAGGCAACAGTTGCCCATCACCCCGATCGCCCACTCGACGGTCAACCAGCCGCTCAGTGCCAAGGTCGTGGATTTCAAGGTAAGCCCTTTCGGGCGCAACAACTTCTCAGGCGTCAGTACCGAATAAAAAACCGCTTTCTCCCTCGGGGGCGTGCAGCGCCTTCGCGGGCGAACTCAGCCTGAATATGCCCGATTGCCTTGCAGCAAACGATTGCAAACCCTTGTTCCAACCGGCAAGACGCCCAGCTCACAATGCCAGGCGGTAACTAAAAAGAAGAAAAGAAAAGGGAGCTTTACCTTGAGACGAACCCAAACCGCAGTACTGGCACTGTCCCTCAGTGGTCTGTCAGCCATGGCCCAGGCCGAACCCGCCAGCCAGGACTATGTTCCGGTCAGCGTCAAAGCCACCAGCGCCCAGAGTGAAGCCAAGGGCTTCATCGAAGGCCAGAGCCTGTCCGGCTCGACCCGCAACTGGTATGGCCGCGAACGCGCCACCCGCGCACCGCTGTTCAAGTACTACAAGAGCGACGGCAGCCAGCACGACACCCACAGCCGTGACAACTGGGTGCAGGGCACCATCCTCAACTACACCTCGGGCTTTACCGAAGGTACCTTCGGCTTCAGCACCGAGGTCGCCGTCTACAACGCCATCGCCCTGGAGCGTGGCCGCGCGGCGGTGGCCGGGCCGAACAACCGCACCCTGACCCACAGCGACGGCGATGTCATCGGCCAGTGGAGCAAGATGGGCCTGGCCAACGTCAAGGCGCGGGTGTCCAACACCACCCTGACCGCCGGCCGCCAATCGATGGACACCCCGGTACTGGCCTACATCGGCAACCGCGCCTTGCCGTCGAGCTTCGAAGGTGTGAGCCTGCACAGCGAAGAATTCGACAACCTGTCGTTTGATGTCGGCACCTTCGACCGGCTCTCGAACCGGACCGAACAGGGCACCAGCAAATTCGTTGCCGAGTACGGTGATCGCGCCTTTTCAGCCGATCACGTCAACATTGCCGGTGTGAACTACCAGCCGCTGAAAAGCCTGAAAACCAGCTTCTACGTGTCCAACGTCGAAGACCTGTGGAACCAGTACTACTTCGGCGCCAGCCATGAGCTGGGCGACAGCGCGGTGCTGAGCCTGACCACCGGCCTGAACTACTACAAGACCAAGGATGAAGGCCAAAGCAAGCTTGGCGACATCGACAACGACACCTACAGCCTGTCGTTCGGCCTGACCCACCAGGCCCACAACCTGACCTTCTCCTACCAGCAGGTCAACGGTAACGAGTACTTCGACTACCTGCACGACACCAACGCGATCTTCCTGGCCAACTCCCTGCTTTCGGACTTCAACGGCCCGAACGAAAAATCGATGCAGATCGCCTACGTGCTGAACATGGCCCAGTACGGCGTGCCGGGCCTCAAGTTCAACCTCTATAACGCGCGCGGCTGGGGCATCGACGGCACCCACTACACCGGCAGCGGCTACGACGTGCGTGGCCTGGACGGCGAGAACCACTACGAGTGGGGCATCGGCACCACCTATGCGGTGCAGAGCGGCTCGCTCAAGGACACCACCATTCGTGCCACCTACACCGCGCACCGGGCCAGCAAGGCCCAGATCGACGGTAGCCTGGACGAGCTGCGGATTGTCACCACCATTCCCTTCAACTTCCTCTAGAACGCGGTTTCCCGGTCGGTTCGCCGAATCGGCCGGGACGGCTACTCTGGTTAATCGATTGCAGGAGGTTTCATGAAACTGCTACCGCTACAGGCTGCCCTGGCAGCCGTCCTGTTGAGTACTGCGGCGGGCCTCTCAGCCAAGCCGCTGGTGGTGTGTACCGAGGCCAGCCCGGAAGGCTTCGATATCGTCCAGTACACCACCGCCGTAACCGCCGACGCCTCGGCCGAGGCCATCTTCAACCGCCTGGTCGACTTCCGCCCGGGCACCACCGATATCCAGCCGGCCCTGGCCGAGCGCTGGGACATCAGCGATGACGGCCTGACCTACACCTTCCACTTGCGCGAAGGGGTCAAGTTCCACACCACCGACTATTTCACCCCTACCCGCGAGATGAATGCCGACGACGTGCTGTGGAGTTTCCGACGACAGCTGGACCCTAATCACCCGTGGCACAACAAGACCAGCATCGGTTTCCCCTACTTCGAGAGCATGGGTTTCAAGGACCTGCTCAAAAGCGTCGAGAAGACCGACGAGCACACTGTGGTCTTCACCCTGACCCGGCCCGAAGCGCCTTTTTTGCGTGACCTGGCCATGGCCTTCACCTCGATCTACTCCGCCGAATACGGCGACCAGTTGCTCAAGGCCAACAAGACCGGCGACCTCAACAACAAGCCGATCGGCACCGGCCCGTTCATCTTCCAGCGCTACAACAAGGACGCCCAGGTGCGCTACAAGGCCAACCCGGACTACTTCCGTGGCAAGCCACCGGCCGACGCGCTGATCTTCGCCATTGCCAACGACAACAACGTGCGCCTGCAAAAGCTCAAGGCCAACGAGTGCCAGGTGGCGCTGTACCCCAAGCCCGATGACATCCCCAGCATCAAGGCCGACCCCAAATTGAAAGTGGCCGAGATGGAAGCGCTGACCACCGGCTACATCTCGCTCAACACCGAACACAAGTACCTGAGCGATGTGCGCGTGCGCAAAGCCATCAACATCGCCTTCGACCGCCAGACCCACGTCGACCAGCTGTTCGGCAAGGGCAACGCACTGGTCGCGGTCAACCCTTACCCGCCGAGCATGATCGGCTACAACACCGACAACCAGAACCCGCCCCGTGACCTCGACAAGGCCCGCGCCCTGCTCAAGGAAGCCGGCGTGCCCGAAGGCACGGTGCTGACCCTGTTCACCCGCAACGGCGGCGGCCCGACCAACCCCAACCCGCGCCTGAGCGCTGAAATGCTTCAGGCGGACCTGGCCAGGATCGGCCTGACCGTCGATATCCGCGTGATGGAATGGGCCGAGATGCTGCGCCGGGCCAAGAAGGGCGAAGCCGACATGGTCTCGACCGGCTGGGCCAGCGACAACGGCGACCCGGACAACTTCCTCAGCCCGCTGCTTAGTTGCGACGCGGTGAAAAGCGGCGAGAACTATGCGCGCTGGTGCAATCAAACCTTCCAGCAGTTGATCACCAAGGCCCGCGAGGTTACCGACAACAATGAGCGTGCAGCGCTCTATGTAAAGGCCCTGGCGGTGTACGATGAAGATCAACCGTGGATCAGCATGGCCCATCCGCAAATGTTTACCGCCATGCGCAACAACGTTGAGGGGTACCACATCAACCCCCTCACCAATAACAACTTCGCCACTACCCAGGTGAAGTAGAACAAGAACGACCGCCGGCGCCCCACGCGGGTGCCGGCGGGCATGCCTGACCGGCTGATGAGGTACTCCAGAAGATGTTTAGTTTTATTGCCCGGCGACTGGGATTGCTGATCCCGACCTTCTTCGGCATCACCTTGCTGACGTTTGCGCTCATACGGCTGATACCCGGCGATCCGGTTGAAGTCATGATGGGTGAACGGCGGGTCGACCCGGAAATGCACGCCCAGGCCATGGAGCGACTGGGCCTGAACAAACCGCTGCCCGAACAGTACCTGGACTACGTCAGCAAGCTCGCCCAGGGTGACCTCGGCGAATCGCTGCGCACCCGCGAAAGCGTCTGGACCGAGTTCCTCGCACTGTTCCCGGCAACCCTGGAACTGGCCATGGCGGCGCTGTTTTTTGCCGGGGTGATCGGCCTGCTGGCCGGGGTCATCGCCGCGCTCAAGCGTGGCTCATTATTCGATCATGGGGTCATGGGTATCTCCCTTGCCGGCTACTCGATGCCGATCTTCTGGTGGGGCCTGATCCTGATCATGTTCTTCTCCGTGAGCCTGGGCTGGACCCCGGTGTCCGGGCGCATCGACCTGCTCTACGACATCGAGCCGAAAACCGGCTTCATGCTCATCGACACCCTGCTCAGCGACGAAGAAGGCGCCTTCAAGGATGCACTGATGCACCTGATCCTGCCGGCCATTGTCCTGGGCACCATTCCGCTGGCGGTGATCGCGCGCATGACCCGCTCCTCGATGCTCGAAGTGCTGCGCGAAGACTACATCCGCACCGCCCGCGCCAAGGGCCTGTCGCCGGCCCGGGTGGTGTTCGTGCACGGCCTGCGCAACGCGCTGATCCCGGTACTGACGGTGTTCGGCCTGCAGGTCGGCACCCTGCTCGCCGGTGCGGTACTGACTGAAACCATTTTTTCCTGGCCGGGCATCGGCAAGTGGCTGATCGAAGCCATCGGCGCCCGTGATTACCCCGTGGTACAGAACGGCATCCTGTTGATTGCCTGCCTGGTGATCCTGGTCAACTTCGTCGTGGACATCCTCTACGGCCTGGCCAACCCACGCATCCGTCATCAGCGCTGAGGGCCTCGTCATGACTACCCCACTTGCAAAATCTGTCACCACCCCGGCCACCGCTGTCGACCAGAGCCTGCTTTACCCCTCGCCGTACAAGGAGTTCTGGCAGGCCTTTTCACGCAACAAGGGCGCGGTCGCCGGGCTGATGTTCATGAGCCTGATCGTGTTCTGCGCACTGTTCGCCCCCTGGGTGGCGCCGCACAGCCCCAGCGAGCAGTACCGTGATTTTCTGCTGACCCCGCCGGTGTGGCTGGAAGGCGGCAACTGGCAGTTCATCCTCGGCACCGACGAGCTCGGCCGCGACCTGCTTTCGCGGCTGATCCAGGGCTCGCGGCTGTCGCTGCTGATCGGCCTGTCATCGGTGGTGATCTCGCTGATTCCGGGGATCTTCCTCGGCCTGTTGGCCGGGTTCTTTCCGCGCATCCTCGGCCCGTCGATCATGCGCCTGATGGACGTGATGCTGGCCCTGCCCTCGCTGCTGCTGGCCGTGGCGATTGTCGCCATCCTCGGCCCTGGCCTGATCAACACCGTGATCGCCATCGCCATCGTCTCGCTGCCGTCCTATGTGCGCCTGACCCGCGCCGCGGTGATGGGCGAACTGAACCGCGACTACGTCACCGCCGCGCGCCTGGCCGGTGCCAGCCTGCCCCGGCTGATGTTCGTCACCGTGCTGCCCAACTGCATGGCGCCGCTGATCGTGCAGGCCACCCTGAGTTTCTCCTCGGCAATCCTCGACGCCGCCGCCCTGGGCTTTCTCGGCCTTGGCGTGCAGCCGCCAACCCCCGAGTGGGGCACCATGCTGGCCTCGGCCCGCGACTACATCGAACGCGCCTGGTGGGTAGTGAGCCTGCCTGGCCTGACCATTTTGCTCAGCGTGCTGGCAATCAACCTGATGGGTGACGGACTGCGCGACGCGCTGGACCCGAAACTCAAGAATGCCGCCTGAGGAGATCGCCATGTCACTTCTGCAAATCAACAATCTGAACGTGCGCTTTGGCGACGCCAATGCGGTACCGGTGGTCGATGGACTGGACCTGACGGTCGATGAAGGTGAGGTCCTGGCCATCGTCGGCGAGTCGGGCTCCGGTAAATCGGTGACCATGATGGCGCTGATGGGCCTGATCGACGCCCCCGGGCGCATCACCGCCGATGCCCTGACCTTCGATGGCACCAACATGCTCAAGCTCAGCGGCCGGCAACGGCGCAAGGTGGTTGGCAAGGATATGGCCATGGTCTTCCAGGACCCGATGACCGCCCTCAACCCCAGCTACACCGTAGGCTTCCAGATCGAGGAAGTGCTGCGCCAGCACCTTGGCCTGCGCGGCAAGGCGGCCCGCCAGCGTGCCCTGGAGCTGCTCAAGAAGGTTGAAATCCCCGGCGCCGAAAGCCGCCTGGACGCCTACCCGCACCAGCTTTCCGGTGGCATGAGCCAGCGGGTGGCGATCGCCATGGCGATTGCCGGCGAACCCAAGCTGCTGATCGCCGACGAACCGACCACCGCCCTCGACGTGACCATCCAGGCGCAGATCATGGAGCTGCTGCTGAACCTGCAAAAAGAGCAGAACATGGCGCTGATCCTGATCACCCACGACCTCGCCGTGGTCGCCGAAACCGCCAAGCGGGTGTGCGTGATGTACGCCGGCCAAGCGGTGGAAGTCGGCCAGGTGCCGGAACTGTTCGACGTCCCCGCCCACCCCTACAGCGAAGCACTGCTGGCGGCGATTCCCGAGCACAGCGAAGGCGCCGAGCGCCTGGCGACCCTGCCGGGCATCGTCCCCGGCCGCTATGACCGCCCTCAAGGTTGCCTGCTGTCGCCGCGCTGCCCATACGTGCAGGAAAACTGCCGCCGGCAACGACCTACCCTCGATCCCCAGGCCCATAGCCAGGTGCGTTGTTTCTACCCGCTGAACCAGGAGGTGGCGTAATGACCGTCGTCCTTACCGCCCGTGAACTGACCCGTCACTATGAAGTTTCCCGTGGCCTGTTCAAGGGCCATGCCCTGGTGCGCGCACTCAACGGCGTGTCGTTCGAACTGGAAGCCGGCAAGACCCTGGCCGTGGTCGGCGAGTCCGGCTGTGGCAAGTCGACCCTGGCCCGGGCCCTGACCCTGATCGAAGAGCCCTCGTCCGGCTCGCTGAAGATCGCCGGCCAGGAAGTCGCCGGCGCCAACAAGGCCGAGCGCAAGCAATTGCGCAAGGACGTGCAGATGGTCTTCCAGAGCCCGTACGCCTCGCTAAACCCGCGACAGAAGATCGGCGACCAGCTGGGTGAGCCGCTGCTGATCAACACCAACCTGACCCGCGCCGAGCGGCGCGAGAAGGTCCAGGCGATGATGCAACAGGTCGGCCTGCGCCCCGAGCATTACCAGCGCTACCCGCACATGTTTTCCGGTGGCCAGCGCCAGCGAATCGCCCTGGCCCGGGCGATGATGCTGCAACCGAAAGTACTGGTGGCCGATGAGCCGACGTCGGCCCTCGACGTATCGATCCAGGCCCAGGTGCTGAACCTGTTCATGGACCTGCAGAAGGAGTTCAACACTGCCTACGTGTTCATCTCCCACAACCTCGCGGTAGTGCGCCACGTGGCAGACCAGGTGCTGGTGATGTACCTGGGCCGGCCGGCGGAAATGGGCCCCAAGGAGGACATCTACAGCAAGCCGCTGCACCCTTACACCCAGGCTTTGCTGTCGGCCACGCCGACCATTCATCCGGACCCGCTGAAGCCGAAGATCAAGATTTCCGGCGAGCTGCCCAACCCGCTGAACCCGCCGCCTGGCTGTGCCTTCCACAAACGCTGCCCGTATGCCACCGAGCGCTGTGCTGCCGAGGAACCGGCGTTCAGGCAGGTGGGGACGCGGCAGGTGGCGTGCCATTACGCCGAGCAGTTCCTGTAACCGCATCGCGGGTCGAGCCCGCTCCCACAGCGCACGCGGGTCAAGTCGAGGCGTCGCACCGCCGCTCCCACAGCGCACTGTGTGGGAGCGGCGGTGCGACGCCTCGACTTGACCCGCGATTGGCCCCTCCATCACTATCCAGCAATGACCCCAGACCCTATCCCCGACGGCCCGGAGCAAACCCCGGAAACCGCCGCCACCGTCCTGCGCTACCACCTGTGCTGGAAGCATCGCGACCTCGACGGGGTCATGGCCTTGTATCACCCCGATATCCAGTACAACGACTATTTCCAGAACCGCGTCCTGCACCTCGATGAGCTGCGCGAATACGTGCGTGTGAGCATGCCCCGCGAAGCCGGTGAAGACATCGTCCACAGCGACCGCATCCGCGTCGATGGCTGCACCGCCTTCATCCAGTACCAGGTCACCCTGCGCGGTGGCGAAGGCCTGGTGGCGTTCCAGGCCAGCGAAGCGATCACCGTGCGCGACGGCCTGATCTGGCGGGTCAACGAGTACGCCTCGCTGGTCCGCGCGCCCAGCCAGGACACTGGCCACAATGACCTGCGCCCGGCCGCCAGCCGCCTGGGCCTGTCACCACGCCAACTGAGCTTCATGGCCCAGGACCTGGAGCAGTACTTCCAGCGCCAGCAGCCCTACCTCGACCCGGAGCTCGACCTGCAACGGGTGGCCCGCGAAAGCGGCTACAGCCGCAACCAGATCTCCTACCTGCTCAACCAGGTGCTCGGCCAGAGCTTCTACCGCTACGTCAACCAGGCACGCCTGCAGCACCTGCTCACCAGCCTCGGCGCCACCGCCACGGTTGCACGCATCGACGAGCTGGCCTTTGCTGCCGGTTTCAATTCGCTGTCGGCGTTCTACAAAAGTTTCCGCCAGCACACCGGCCTGTCGCCCAAGGCCTACGTGAAGCAGAATTCTCTGCGTGCACGCACGTAAGACACAGCGCCCCGCAAGCTTCTAGGATCGCCACAGACCGTTACCGATGTGGAGCCGAACAATGCTGGCATGGCGCAGTATCAGCCTGTGGATGGACCAACTCGATGAGCCGTTGAGCGCACGCCCGGCGCTGCAACAGGACCTGGACGTCGACGTCTGCATCATCGGCGCTGGCTACACCGGGCTGTGGACCGCCTACTACCTCAAGCGCCTGGCACCACAGCTGAACATCGCCATCGTCGAAGCGCAGATTGCGGGCTTCGGCGCCTCCGGACGCAATGGCGGCTGGCTGATGGGCAACCTGCTCGGTGAAGACCGCCTGCTCGCCGGCAGCACGCCCGAGCAGCGGCGCGCCGCCTATGACCTGTTGCACGGCATTCCCGATGAAGTGGCCCAGGTGCTCGAACGCGAAGGCATCGACTGCGACTACCGCAAGGGCGGCGTGCTGTACTGCGCCGCGCGCTACCCCGAGCAGGAAACCAGCCTGCGCGCGTATCTGAACAAGCTCTACAAGCAGGGCCTGAACGAAGCCGACTACCGCTGGCTAAGCCCCGATGAGCTGGCATCGCAGTTGCGTATCAGCCGCCCCTATGGCGCGATCTTCAACCCCAATGTCGCCACAATCCAGCCGGCCAAACTGGTGCGCGGCCTGGCCCGCACGGTAGAGGCCATGGGTGTGAAGCTCTATGAGAACAGCCCCGTAACCCAGTGGCGCGCCGGTGAAGCACGCACCTTGCAGGCACGGATCAAATGCCAGTGGCTGGTGCCAGCAGTCGAAGGCTACTCGGTCAACCTGCCGCCGCTGGGGCGCTACCAGATGCCGGTGCAAAGCCTGCTGGTGGCCACCGAGCCACTGCCCGAACAGGTCTGGGAGCAGATCGGCCTCAACCATGGCCGGGCCTTCAGCGAGAACAGCCGCCAGGTCACCTATGGCCAGCGCAGCCTGGACAACCGCCTGGTGTTCGGCGCCCGCGGCGGCTATCGCTTTGCCGGCCGCCTGCGCGACAACTTCGACCTCACCGACAGCGAAATCGAACTGCGCCGCTACCTGTTCGGCGAGTTGTTCCCGCAGTTGCAGAAGGTCAGGATCACCCACGCCTGGGGCGGCAACCTGGGCATGGCCCGGCGCTTCCAGCCGCACATGTTCTGCGACCGCAAACAGGGCATCGCCCTGGCCGGCGGCTATGGCGGCGAAGGCGTTGGCGCCAGCAACCTCGGCGGGCGGACCCTGGCCGAGCTGATCCTCGAGCGGCGCAGCCCGCTCACCGAGCAGCCCTGGGCCAGCCACGACCGCGCCCTGCACAGCCTGCCCGGCTGGGAGCCGGAACCCTGCCGCTGGCTGGGCTACAACGCGATCATCAAGAGTTTCGTCCATGAAGACCAGACCCTCGCCAACCCGGCCAGCGCCCCCTGGCGCCGACGCCTGGCCAGCGGCGTAGCGGACTTCATGGAAGGTTTCATGCGCTGACTTTTTGAACCCCTGCACAGGATCCACCGCTATGAGCATTACCCAGTTCAAGAACACCGACAGTGTCACCCTGGTCGAATCCAACCCGGTGGCGGTGCCACTCGGCGAGCCGGTCTCGATCGCCTCGGTCACCAGCGTCGAGCGCAGCGACGGCGTCGAAACCGGCATCTGGGAATGCACCCCGGGGCGCTGGCGCCGGCAGATCGTCCAGCAGGAGTTCTGCCACTTCATCAAGGGCCGCTGCACCTTCACCCCGGATGGCGGCGAGCCGCTGACCATCGAAGCCGGCGACGCGATCATGCTGCCGGCCAACAGCACCGGCACCTGGGACATCCAGGAGACCGTGCGCAAAACCTATGTGCTGATTTTCTGATCATTTGATCGCCTGCCTCCTTCGATAAAAAACAGACCAAGCAAGGAATCCAGACATGCGCCCATTGCTCTTCGCACCTGTGTTGCTGGCCGCCTCCGTCGCCCAGGCGGCCGACTCGGTAAAGATCTACAACTGGTCCAGCTACATCGCCCCCGACACCCTGAAGAACTTCCAGCAGGCCAGCGGCATCGTGCCGACCTACGACGTGTTCGACAGCAACGAAACCCTCGACGGCAAGCTGATGACCGGCAACTCCGGCTACGACGTGGTGTTCCCCTCCAACCACTTCATGGCCCGGCAGATCCAGGGCAAGGCGCTCAAGCAACTGGACAAGACCCAGCTGCCCAACTGGAAGAACCTCAACCCGGTGCTGCTCAAGGCCCTGGAGGTCAACGACCCGGGCAACCAGTACGGCTTCCCTTACCTGTGGGGCAGCACCGGGATCGGCTACAACATCGACAAGGTCAAGGCGGTGCTCGGCGACAACGCCCCGCTGGATTCCTGGGACCTGATCTTCAAGCCCGAGTACATCAGCAAGCTGAAAGGCTGCGGCGTGGCGCTGCTCGACAACGGCCCGGAACTGTTACCTATCGCCCTCAATTACCTGGGCCTGCCACACCACAGCCAGAAGCCCGAGGATTACGACAAGGCCAAGGAGCTGCTGATGAAGGTGCGCCCGTTCATCAGCTACTTCCACTCCTCCAAGTACACCGGCGACCTGGCCAATGGCGATATCTGCGTGGTGGTGGGCTTCTCCGGCGACGTGCTGCAAGCCAGGAACCGCGCCGAAGAAGCCAACAACGGCGTGAAGGTCGGCTACTCGATTCCCAAGGAAGGCGCGCCGATGTGGTTCGACATGGTCGCCATGCCGGCTGATGCCCCGGACGAAAAAGCCGGTTACGCCTACATGAACTACCTGTTGCAGCCCGAGGTGATGGCCAACATCAGCAACCATGTGCAGTACGCCAACGGCAACCTCAAGGCCGACACCCTGGTCGACCCGGCGCTCAAGGCCAATACCATGATTTACCCGAGCGACGAGATGCTTGGCAAGCTCTACGCCCTGGAGGCGATGCCGGCCAAGATCGACCGCATCCGCACGCGCATCTGGACCAGCATCAAGGCCGGCAATTGATATAAGTAACGCCCCGGCCCTGCTTACCCGCGGCAATCTCCAGTGATTGCCGCGGGGATCGGCCCCCGGCTGCCTTGTACCGCCGGGACACTTTCATGCCGTTGGCCAACCTGCCCTACTTTCATCCTGATGCCCTGCGCGCAGGTTATCTGCGTCACCTCGAGCACCTCGACGCCAGGCAACCGCTGAGCGCCGCGCAACGACAATCCCTGCAACGACTGGGCGACGACCCGGCGCTGCGCGTCGACCGCCTGGATGCGGTGACTGGCGATGGCCAGGCCATAGCCCTGGACACCACCTTTCTGCTCAGCCGCGCCGACTGGCCCGAAGTGTTCATCTACAACCCCGACATCGGCCTGCAACGCTTTGCCGATCGGCGCCAGGCCAAGCAGACGCTGCTGGGCCTGCAGGATCAACCTGCGCTGATGGCAACAGTGCTGCGTTACGCACCACAGGCGCAACAGCAGTTACTGCAGCGCCAACCTGCTGTGGATTTTCAGGTCAATCTGCTGGCTGCGCCGCTGTTCGACAGCCTGATGTTGACGATCAATGATCGCCTTGCCGACCAGGCCGCCCCCCTGCACACCCAGCAAGCAGCGCCCTCGACCGCCACATTGCAGCAACTTGCCCGCACCCTCGGCAACGCCAGCCTGGATGCGCAATCGATGCAAACCCAGGTCGGACAATTGGCCCAGGAATACCAGGCCATGCTCGCCCAGCGCCCGAGCCTCAGCTCAGTCACCCGGGCACTGCTCAAGCACGAACTGTCCAGCTTTCTGCACAAAGCCCCTCCCCTGCACGCCATCAGCGTGCAACCGGAGGGCCGCAGTACCCCGGTCCTGTCGCTGCTCGAACTGATCTGGCACCCCGCCGATAACAGCCAATGGCGTGCCAGCGCCACCACCGCGGCTGAACTGCCGACCCCCTTACCGTTGCTCCCGCCGGCCTTGCTCGGCCATAGCGCCAGACGCTTGCGCCAGCACCTTCGCGGGCAACTGCAAGCAGTATTGGTGCGCGACGGGCAACTGAGCCAAGACTACCAGGAGCAACTGCTGGCCCTGCTCAGCACGCTGGCCGAACGCCTGGGCGTTGCCTTTGCGCCTGCTGCGCTGCCCTCTCGGCGGGCGCGGATTCTGGCCCTGTACGACCGGGCCATCGCTGCGCGCCTGCCGGGCAACGTGGTCAAGGCCTTCAACCGCTATATCAGCGAAACCGATGCCATTGGCGCAACCCTGCGCGACCTGCAGGATCGCGCCAGGGCAGAGGCTGTTGCAGCCCATGCACCCGAGTGGCTGCGCCAGGCCTCGGCAGAAGATCAACATGCCTACTTACGCGTGTTGGCCAGCAACCTGCTGGGCGCAAACGATGATTACCTGTTCGATATCCCCGAAATCGACACCTATGCCCGCGAACAACTGCAGCAGCGCCTGGACCAGGATTTCGGCCCCGGCCACTACCGGCCTGAAGATATCCAGGTCACCACCAACCGCTGGATCACTGCGCCGCCACTGCCCGGGGAAATCCCCTTGTCACTGCCGGCCAGCTACGTGCGCCATCGCCAGTCCCTGGTTGACTATGCGCTCGATCATTACCGCGACTGGGACAACGCAATCACCCTGGTGACCGACCAGAAGGGTGAGCTGCTGCCACCCACCTTGCGCAGCCAATACGTTCGTAAGGTGGCCAAGGCGCTGGATATTGGCGGCCACTACCAGCGCCTGCTGCAGCAGAAATTCGCCGAACACGACCCCGACTATGCCCGGCGCCTGGCAACCTTCTGCCGGCAACTGCCCGGGCAAATGCTCGAAGCGGCCTGGCGTGCCCGCCTCAAGGGCGAGCTCGATGGCGCAGCGCTACAGACGGTTACCCAGGTACTGGAACTGCCAGAAGACCGCACACAGCACATGACACCACTGCTGTTGGTGGCCGATAGCGGGCTTGAACCGGACCAGGTGCCTGGCCTGTACCTGATCGGCAATCAGCAGGCGGGCCCGCTGGTGCTGTACAGCCCTTACGACAGCCGCCAGGCCTATCGGCAATTTGCCGATAGCCGTGACCTGCTGAAAAAGATCAGGACCACGCCAGCGTTGCAGGCCTTGCTGCTCGGGCGTATGCCAGCGCAGATGCGCAAACGCTATGGGCGCGGCGGCTTTGAAGAGCCACACCTGCCATTTAGTGTGGAATCGGATTTCGACCTGCCGTTTTCTCGCCCCGGCCCCATCACCCTGGCCTGGCGTCCGATCGCGGGCAACCTGTTCAAGCAACTGTTCGTGGATAACGCCCAGATGCTCCAGGACATGGCCCACGCCCAGCTGGTGACCCTCGAAGAGGCGCGCTGGCAAACCTTGAAGAACCTGC
This portion of the Pseudomonas sp. SORT22 genome encodes:
- a CDS encoding polyamine ABC transporter substrate-binding protein — encoded protein: MRPLLFAPVLLAASVAQAADSVKIYNWSSYIAPDTLKNFQQASGIVPTYDVFDSNETLDGKLMTGNSGYDVVFPSNHFMARQIQGKALKQLDKTQLPNWKNLNPVLLKALEVNDPGNQYGFPYLWGSTGIGYNIDKVKAVLGDNAPLDSWDLIFKPEYISKLKGCGVALLDNGPELLPIALNYLGLPHHSQKPEDYDKAKELLMKVRPFISYFHSSKYTGDLANGDICVVVGFSGDVLQARNRAEEANNGVKVGYSIPKEGAPMWFDMVAMPADAPDEKAGYAYMNYLLQPEVMANISNHVQYANGNLKADTLVDPALKANTMIYPSDEMLGKLYALEAMPAKIDRIRTRIWTSIKAGN
- a CDS encoding DUF6543 domain-containing protein, producing the protein MPLANLPYFHPDALRAGYLRHLEHLDARQPLSAAQRQSLQRLGDDPALRVDRLDAVTGDGQAIALDTTFLLSRADWPEVFIYNPDIGLQRFADRRQAKQTLLGLQDQPALMATVLRYAPQAQQQLLQRQPAVDFQVNLLAAPLFDSLMLTINDRLADQAAPLHTQQAAPSTATLQQLARTLGNASLDAQSMQTQVGQLAQEYQAMLAQRPSLSSVTRALLKHELSSFLHKAPPLHAISVQPEGRSTPVLSLLELIWHPADNSQWRASATTAAELPTPLPLLPPALLGHSARRLRQHLRGQLQAVLVRDGQLSQDYQEQLLALLSTLAERLGVAFAPAALPSRRARILALYDRAIAARLPGNVVKAFNRYISETDAIGATLRDLQDRARAEAVAAHAPEWLRQASAEDQHAYLRVLASNLLGANDDYLFDIPEIDTYAREQLQQRLDQDFGPGHYRPEDIQVTTNRWITAPPLPGEIPLSLPASYVRHRQSLVDYALDHYRDWDNAITLVTDQKGELLPPTLRSQYVRKVAKALDIGGHYQRLLQQKFAEHDPDYARRLATFCRQLPGQMLEAAWRARLKGELDGAALQTVTQVLELPEDRTQHMTPLLLVADSGLEPDQVPGLYLIGNQQAGPLVLYSPYDSRQAYRQFADSRDLLKKIRTTPALQALLLGRMPAQMRKRYGRGGFEEPHLPFSVESDFDLPFSRPGPITLAWRPIAGNLFKQLFVDNAQMLQDMAHAQLVTLEEARWQTLKNLLGQLWLQASLFLPGRLGTLLGIFQTETSVLQTLEKADRSNWSQSLAELCAALVQGLLVGKDAVGVESLEKFWKNQESSPAPERPQPVEAGGVLSDLSGRHTRRVVSREQIAILAVGMPQIQRVNPYRGNLIREAHDTAVTYLVNCHFNISRTTARQLPLQTARVLRDFFNVADVSDTLLLQVSRPIEKLLTLLLSRNYSPAHSTRYVMGSRVGAPIDASAFVNPADRSRQIFLLDAFFDNPTINQLPLQRRYAQPAAANLTRAFTLLHELSHLACQTRDITYTLGVAPYADWLIPGPERAWLERAHESGFSAMTPMNKLFTLYDEDTGRLRDLRRSDRKGKKLILKITGAQDLQQARQVFLSDSEKRAQIMLFNADSLALLIYRLGAEMHP